GTGTCTGTAATTAGAGGAAGAGTGGAGCTACGATTTCCTCATTCATGAATACCATCCCAACAACACAGCCTCCTCCGACTTTGATTCGTACCAATAAATTCACCTCAGGGTTCCAGAACATCGTTGATGCTTATGGAGTTGGAAGCTACGGGGAAGTTAATCCAGGTTGGTCCTTCTGAAAGCtgagctctgagctgtgctgccattGCTGCTTGCCCCTGGTACCTTGCTGAACTGGACACTGGCAAAGGCCAAATGGTGACAAGCATACTGCTTGTTAATAGctgttttaaaatttcagtaGCTCATCAAAAGCACAGACCGTGCTCCAAGCAGCAGGATGGGATTGGGTTTTGCTGAATTATTTTAGCATGAAAGGTAGTGGTAATAGTTGTATAATTTTTCGTCTGTATGCTTTACTTTGGAAGGAAGATAacttaggggaaaaaacaaagaaaactggTAATGGTAATTGAGCTTAGTGAAGTGTGGAGCTGATCACTTGAAAAATTCAGCTTGTTATTTAGCCCACTTTAATATATACTTGTTGCTGTGTTGGCTGGGTCGTTCTGCACAGGAGAATGTACCTTATAGTATAGACCTGAAATACCCACAGAGGAAGAGCTGTTTggttgtgttttattttctgggCTTGTATTATTATCCTCAGAATTGCCAGCTACTGCTCAACTGTGAAGTTGTCATTGCTACACAATAAACAAGCTTTAAACTGAGTTAAAATTACAGTGTGGGGGAAAGGTCTATGAGTAGGGGATGAAAACTTAAAAACTTTGAGAGATTTAAGTATGGGATTGCTTGGGGATAGTGCAGGCAGGACATCATGTGTGTGCTGTGCCTGAAATCTGCTGTGTTGCCCTTGCAGCTCTCTATACCATCATCACTTTCCCCTTCTTGTTCGCGGTTATGTTTGGAGACTTTGGGCACGGGCTGCTCATGTTCATATTTGCACTCCTGACAATACTGTATGAAAACCACCCTAGGTTAAAAAGAGCACAAGATGAGGTAAAAGGAATTACAAATTATTTACTTCCTATCCAGCCAGATCATTTGAATAGTGACTTTTTCTGAAAAGTACTGCTTTTTTGAATGGGTGCTTATTTAAGCTTTTTTcaattcttttagaattttctGTGTTAAAAGACCCCCATATTCCATGAGATTGatgtaatattttaaactaTTCACTTTTCTTGAAAGATAATCAATAATAATAATCAAGTTGTAATGAAATCTTAGAAAAAAATGATGCTTTGAAGCTTGTCTTTACTTCTACCAGGGCTACTCAGTGATGGGTTTTACAGAATGTCATTACGGTGACAGTGTGAGGAGAAAATGATTTTTCAAATTCCACCTTTTATTGTTTATAAAAAGAgttgcagtttgaaatttattaaacttcatttaaattttttaatcaCGTGGGTTGGAATGCAGGAACACCTGCATCTCTCATTAGAATTATGTTTAATTAAGAATGCCTGCAAATGTGTAATTTCTTGTACAGTAGTCCCAGGaaggaaatggctttaaaagACCCTTCCTTAATGTAAAGATGCTGGTTATAAAGGTCTCAGTGTGTGTCATGGGAGCTCATATTCCTAAATGGCTGTTCACAAATAAATTTTAGTTTTTAGAAGTGTTTATGTGTTCAAAAATGTGTTTCTCTTAGACATGTCTAGCTAACCTTTGCTCACATAACAGATGATattctctattttttcttttttccccaatacTGACAgataatgaaaatgttatttgaaGGCCGGTATGTGATATTGTTAATGGGGCTGTTTTCTATATACACTGGATTGATCTATAATGACTGTTTTTCAAAGTCAATAAATATATTTGGATCTGGATGGAATGTTTCAGCAATGTATGAGAAGGTTTGGAGGTGAGCAGCATGTTTGCTATACCATTAAAACAGAGATGTGTTTCCTGCAGCAGTTTAACCCTTTTGTTCACATGTTTTAACTATCCTGCTATTGTTTATCTTTACATTGATGttttaggttttattttctAGATGTGTGGTTTTGTCTATATAAAGATATTCAGAGGAATAGAAAACACAGGTCTAGTTTTGGACTTGTCTGCCCTAGGTCATGCTTCTGGAATGAATAGCTGAGTGGCACTTGCCTCTACTAAAAGAAATTACCTATTAATGAAGTGAATTAATTACCTGGCAATCATTAGTCTCTGCACAGCTTTTCTTGgtagtaaaacaaaacaaaaaaaaccaaaaaaccccccaaaaaaacccaaaaaaccaaaaaaacccaaacaaacaaaaaacacccagaaaaaaacccagtctaTGTGAATTGCCAAATCTGCTTTTTCTCAGGGTGGGATAACCTCACTAATTTGAGGTGTCATGACCCTTTGGTATTTGAATGTTCACACTTGCATCTCATGGTGCCTTACAAAACAGGATGTGGCTTCAAAGAGTCAAGACCACTGGCTAAAATTTGAACGGGTTGTGTGTGCTGTGATAATGGAAAAACTGTATGAAAATAAAGTAAACTTCCCCaaatgcaaaacagaaaaaaggtaGCAATTATTCTTTGAATGTTTGATAGTGAATTTTATGCAAAAGCAAACTGTGAactttttaaatgaaacttTGAGTTCTAGGGGAATGTGGAATAAAATCCATAAACTTTGTTTTGAAATACAGTGAATGTGAATTAAACCCAGATTGTGAGGTTCTAGGTGGATTTTTTCTGCTATTGTTTGTATTAGTCAGGACTTTTGTGCTTAGAAACCCTTCCAGACTTTTAAAGTGTGACAGTGGGTGAGTTAGGTaaaggaaagcaggagcagtgtCCTGCAGAACTGAAAATACATTGTCATTATGTATAAAGTGTCAAATCTGAGtgtgtttttctttcactgCAGTGATAAGGATCTGGAAGCCAATAGATATTTAGCACTGGATCCAAATGTTTCTGGTGTCTACAATGGAGCTTATCCCTTTGGAATTGATCCGGTTAGTTTCATTCTTTTTAATTGCCCACTTGTGATGATCAGTCTTTGTCCATTAGATTTTGGAATGTGTATAAGTAAGATAAATCTGACTAAGAAAATTACACATTTCTGCTTGTATTCTCTGTTCAACAAGACCTTTTCTTCTGACAAGTCAAACATTGAACTATTTTTACAAAACTCAGTTGTGACCTCCATTTGAGGTAGAACTCTAATCCCCAGTAGAAGAAGGATACTGGTTTATTCCTCCTGTTATGGTGTTCATCAATGCtggtttggtgttttcttcTTCAGATATGGAATTTGGCAAGCAACCGTCTCACTTTTTTAAATTcattcaaaatgaaaatgtctGTGATCTTCGGAGTGACTCACATGACATTTGGAGTTGTACTGGGGCTGTTTAACCACTTGTAAGtacaagaaattaaaataatagcaatattgtatttttttgcCAGGTCTGGAATGATAACAGTTAATCTTGTAAGAgaaatgaattattttctgaGAACAGGATAAGAGTAATTGTGAAAACTGTTCCTAATAAAAGATAGTAATAGAGTGATCTTCCTTTATACATGCAAGATGATGGTTCAAGATTATactaaaaaatccccaaacaaaatAATATAAGACTTTATTTCACTTGTtgctaaataaaaatatgtgtctcttacaggtttttttcccacttaACTACCTGATATAATTTCActgaataaaaagaaatcagctGTGGACTGTGATCTCAGTCTTGCTGTTTAAAAGTGCTTTGTTTTATTGAAATCATATTTGGGCTGTGTTGGtaaaacttaattttattttttccacatttctaCCTTCCAGGCATTTCAAGAAGACCTATaatatttatttggtttttattccTGAACTTTTATTCATGTTGTGCATATTTGGCTACCTGGTGTTCATGATCTTCTTTAAATGGTTGGCGTACTCTGCAGAGAACTCCACAGCTGCCCCCAGTATTCTGATACAATTTATTAACATGTTCCTGTTTCCTAATGGTGAAACAAAGAGCTTCTTCAGTGGCCAGGTGAGTAATGCTCTGCCAAGCTTTTGGAAATCCCGTGTTTCCTATGCAGATAATACTTTAAAGGAAAAGGTGATGGCTTTTCCTCCTTTTGATTTTGTGATCTAATCTAATTTTCCTCCCGCCCCCAACAGGTTCCTCTGCAGAAGTTTTTACTTAGTGTTGCTTTTCTTTGTGTTCCTGTAATGCTGCTTGGTAAACCACTTTATTTATACTGGTTGCACAGTGGAGGCCGAGGCATAAGAATGTACAGGGTGAGTACTGAAAGACACTCCCACATTTGCTCAGTGCAGGAGAATTCAGCTGCTCTTTTGTTGCACTTATGGGTATTTcacagaatgggttgggttggaggGGAGCTTAAAacccatctcattccaccctctgtggtgggcagggacacctcccactgtcccaggttgctccaagcccctccagcctggcctgggatgcttccagggatggggcagccacagcttctctgggaaaactgtgccagggcctcaccaccctcataggaaagaatttcttctgtaTATCTCTATTCAGCTGAACCCATTACTCCTTGTCTTACCAGTTTCTGCtcagtttggaaatttttggaCTGAAGCACATGATAGTACTTCATTCCTCTAAATCTTTTTGCCTTTGCCTGTGACTACATTGAGTAAATTTAGAAAATGACAGTGGCAGCCTGCTTGAAGAGAAAATACATTCCCATTTTGCAGAGTGGCTACAAGCTTATCCGAAAAGAAAGTGAAGAGGAGCTTTGTCTCCTGTCATGTCATGATCTCGAAGAAGGTGTCACTCACTCAGACAGCGGGCACAGAGAGGGGGATGCAGAGGAGGTAATGGTTTTACTTGATCCTTGGTTTCTATGTTCTTCAAAGCCAATTAGAAGTGGGCAGTCAACACATAACCTGTACACTTCATGCTGAGCAATTATGAAGAAAATCATCTGAGCCTTTACAAAGACCTTGGTGCCTAAACGCAGTTTACTTATAGTTTATTTGTTGctattttatctttattttctggTATTTTCAGACTGTTACAGTAAACTACAACATGTCTGTAGTAGAGAatagaaaatgtgttttatttgcAATTAAGACTGCATCTAGGAGTACAGGTTTTCTTATATTGAAGAGTGGGATAAAAATCCTGAGTTTTGTCTGGTTTTATGGATTTTTAACCGTGAGGCAAGGTGGTGACTGCCCAGCTTCCTGTTAATTAATCTTGGCTTTTCAGCTGGACAAAAGTCTTTCTGTGTCTGCAACTTACATCTTGTTATGAGGATTATTGCTAATGGGGGTTGGGGCAGCATTCCTAGTCCCCACCCACTGCTGCTGTTTAGTTTGGGCAAATTTTTAAAGGTCTGGGCAGATTCCACTGATTCTATTTGAATTGAAAGACAAAGAATTGCTTCAGCTTCCTAATGTGCAGAATATGTATAGATAGTTCTTGTCTCACTGGGGTAGTAGACTCTTGTTTCTTGTGTATAGAAAATACAAGAACTATTTACTCAAAATGTATTATACAAAGTGTTGAAATACAACATTCAGACAAAGTAAGTTGAAATTTTTAGTAATATCAGTTTTGAAACTCTTTATTAGtaacaaatatttatatttagatCTTAAATAAGATCTTTAGATCTTAGTATTAATATGGTTATCTTTCTATCAGTAGCATTGCTGATAATTACCCCTGCTTTTAAAGATGAGAAAATTGATATTGTAAACCTAGAACCTTAATAGAATGGGAATTAGAACCATGGCTGGTTATGGTACTTGAAGTTTTCAAGTGTTGGATCATGTTCTTTGTAGAAAACATAAATTGCATTTGTTTTTGTCTCTCAACAAGGTAATACTGGAAAATTGTAacatctggggttttttttaatgttgtctCTGTAATAAGGGTCTTGTACATGGCACATTTTTTTACTTGACATAAAATCAATTTATTACCCTTCAATGGAATTCTTCCATGTAATAAGGATTTGCAGATGAatgtttttgttctctcttGTTTTGTTCTCCGTGTTGTTAAAATGgatacaaatatatttttatcttttagcTGAACTTTTCAGATGTTTTTATGAATCAAGCAATTCATACCATTGAATACTGTCTGGGATGCATCTCTAACACAGCCTCATACCTGAGACTCTGGGCATTAAGTCTTGCTCATGCACGTAAGTGGGGGtgggttttttgatttttttgggggttttttcctacATCTGTATTTTTAATGCTATTAGAGGGAGGCTGGCCTGTTCCATTGGTACTAGTATGAAATACactttttattaattaaaaaaaatctctatttcaACTAATCATGATCTATGGAAGCCACCAAACTAAAACTGTGACTTTATGTAAAATATTGCTCTCAGTAGGTCTGATTTTGACACTGAGGTGTATCTTTAAATGTTTGAGGGGATGGGGGCAGTTCTCTGGGGAGGGGGTTTgctctcttttctcttctcttggTTACATGAGCAGGTCCGAGTGGCTCAGTGGGTGAAGGCACTCACTACCAACATTAATTATGGCAACTTTTTGGTTTTCACTAGAGTTATCAGAAGTTCTGTGGCAGATGGTGATGAGAGTGGGTCTGCGTGTGGATACGAAGTACGGTGTCTTGCTGCTAATCCCTGTGATGGCATTCTTTGCTGTGCTGACAGTTTTTATTCTGCTGGTCATGGAGGGgctttctgcttttctccatGCTATACGACTTCACTGGTACATTCTCTTTTTCTATAAActttattaaaaaggaaaagtgtAAAGTTCAACAGCCTCATTGCTGCTGAAATACGCTTATTTAGTTATATTAAATAAATGGCTTATTAGTTGTATTTGATTGTTCATCTGGAATATTTTCAGTAGAAATATTATATTGGCTTATGATGCATTTTAACTTTAACCACATTcacaaaatataaatacatttgATTTGTAGTTTTGCAGCTATTCATAAGGTAGAATATTAGTAACTTGGATAagcatttttaatttcagtCTGGTTATCTCACTATATGGTTTCAGTCTGTTTATTTGGTTCAACAGAACATTTATATTAATGAGTGGGGCTGCCAACCCTTAAGTACTTTAATCCTTTCTTAGTCTTGGTATCACAAGCTCTGCACTTTGGAGTGGATTCAGAGCATGTTTAGTTTGAAATCTGATGAAATTTACAACTTAAACAAAAGCATATAGTGTCCAAAACACAGGAGGTGGAGCTACGTACATGACAGATTGTCCTCATTGCACGTTTGCAAAACAATTGGCTACAACTCACTTAGAAACAAATGAGTAAGCCAGAAGTAAGAAATGAGCCTTTACAGCACAGTTTAGTGCCTGTGGGTCTCCTGAGAAACAGGAgttaaacaataaaaataataaagttaGCCTGGGACTCCAATGGGAAGGTTAAATAGCTGCACAGGAAGCAAGTGAGAGGAGTGGAGTTGGTTTTGCTCAGCTTCTTGGGTTGCACAATTCTGTCCCTTGACAGCTAATTTTGGATTCATGTACAGATTCTGGTTTTTTGTCTCGTTTCAGGGTGGAATTTCAGAACAAATTCTACTCCGGTGGAGGATACAAGTTTACGCCTTTCTCTTTTAAGCACATTTCTTTACATTTTAATAAAGATGGTGCATTATAATTTGGCTGCTGTCAGCAGAAATGTTTGAAATTGTCTGCAAGTAACTGTGATTGGATCTTGCCTGTGAATGGTTTCTTGTGGAACATAGTGGTTTTCACTGATTGCCTTATAATGCAGCCAAACAATTCTGTAAAACATACCTCCCATAGAAAGACAGAGCAGATCTGGAGCATCTTGTAAAATATATAGATATGAAATGTACATTTTTCTTGGTAAACTAATgttgtaaattaattttattcttaaaagaaaaaaaaaaaagttgttacTGCTTGTCCTGAAACCCATGTAGGCATTTTTTTTGAGtctctttattttcttgaaTGGTTACTTTTAAGTTATCTGAAAGACTTTTCATTATATTAAACATTAATTACTAATCACATACTTAACCCAGCTGCATCTTGTGCACTTTGGGAACCATTCAACAATGCAATAGAAGCAACGTCTGTTTTCAGTCTGTATTCCAAGATGATTATGAACTGTAAATTTATACACACCAATGCAATGTGCTCTTTTTTGGCCATATTTAAAATTGCACTGGAAATATTATCTTCATTCTGGGTTCTGCTTAGAGTTACTACTTTAAGCTTTCGGAAGCCACActgatatttatatttatatttgatGTTATGGAAGAAGGCAGGATTTACAAGTATTactcctcttttttcccctgtactGAGGAAGAACTTTTGCACATGGAATAAAGAATTGGCCTCGATCCCTGTTTCTGTTTGGCTCTAAGGACACACAAACAGCACTCCCTGGTAGTGTAGAACCTAATTTATACTGCATAGGTGGACAGGGGtagttttatattatttttatatcagTGTGAAAATGGGGATATTGCCATGATACTTTAACATCTGTGCCATACGAACAGCACAAATTAAATTTTGCACTTGTTTCATACGAACTCCCAATAAAGCCTCGTTTGCGCTGTGCCGAGCGCGCCCTGTGTTTGTCCGTACCCTTTTCCCTGCCTCGGGCACCGCTGGTCCCGTGAggggcggccggggccggggagAACGGGCGCTCGTGAGGGGCCGCCCGTGCTGAGGGAACCGAGCGCTCGTGAGGGCGGCGGGCGCTGAGGGAATCGAGCGCTCGTGAGGGGCGGCGGACACTGAGGGAATCGAGCGCTCGTGAGGGCGGGGGACATTGAGGGAATCGAGCGCTCGTGAGGGCGGCGGACACTGAGGGAATCGAGCGCTCGTGAGGgcgggggacactgagggaatCGAGCGCTCGTGAGGGGCCGCCCGTGCTGAGGGAACCGAGCGCTCGTGAGGgcgggggacactgagggaatCGAGCGCTCGTGAGGGGCCGCCCGTGCTGAGGGAACCGAGCGCTCGTGAGGgcgggggacactgagggaatCGAGCGCTCGTGAGGGGCCGCCCGTGCTGAGGGAACCGAGCGCTCGTGAGGgcgggggacactgagggaatCGAGCGCTCGTGAGGGGTGGCGGACACTGAGGGAATCGAGCGCTCGTGAGGgcgggggacactgagggaatCGAGCGCTCGTGAGGGCGGCGGGCACTAAGGAACGCTCGTGAGGGGCGGCAGGCGCTGAGGGGAACGAACGCTCGTGAGGGGCCGCCCGTGCTGAGGGAATCGAGCGCTCGTGAGGGCGGCGGGTGCTGCTGGGAGCGGGCGCTCGTGAGGGGCGGCGGACACTGAGAGGAACCAGCGGCCGTGAGGGGCGGCCGGTGTTCAGAAGGAGGGCCCGCG
The Passer domesticus isolate bPasDom1 chromosome 17, bPasDom1.hap1, whole genome shotgun sequence DNA segment above includes these coding regions:
- the ATP6V0A2 gene encoding V-type proton ATPase 116 kDa subunit a 2 isoform X1; translated protein: MGALFRGEPVCLAQLFLQSGSAYECLSEVGERGLAEFRDLNPNVSVFQRKYVNEVKKCEEMERILGYLVQEIKKADIPLPEGDVAPPAPLLKHILEIQEQLQKLETELREVTKNKEKLRKNLLELTEYKYMLQITQNFVRRTPEYESHLHGNFEEFPSVENEPLVDYSRTHRLSASLGFISGLVHVAKIEAFEKMLWRVCKGYPFLTYAELDKALEDPDTGETTKWAVFLVSYWGEQIGQKVKKICDCYRCHVYPYPDTTEERQAVVEGLNVRIQDLETVLNKTEEYLRQVLYKASESIYTWVIQVKKMKAIYHVLNLCSFDVTNKCLIAEVWCPVADLQNLRHALEEGSRKSGATISSFMNTIPTTQPPPTLIRTNKFTSGFQNIVDAYGVGSYGEVNPALYTIITFPFLFAVMFGDFGHGLLMFIFALLTILYENHPRLKRAQDEIMKMLFEGRYVILLMGLFSIYTGLIYNDCFSKSINIFGSGWNVSAMYEKVWSDKDLEANRYLALDPNVSGVYNGAYPFGIDPIWNLASNRLTFLNSFKMKMSVIFGVTHMTFGVVLGLFNHLHFKKTYNIYLVFIPELLFMLCIFGYLVFMIFFKWLAYSAENSTAAPSILIQFINMFLFPNGETKSFFSGQVPLQKFLLSVAFLCVPVMLLGKPLYLYWLHSGGRGIRMYRSGYKLIRKESEEELCLLSCHDLEEGVTHSDSGHREGDAEELNFSDVFMNQAIHTIEYCLGCISNTASYLRLWALSLAHAQLSEVLWQMVMRVGLRVDTKYGVLLLIPVMAFFAVLTVFILLVMEGLSAFLHAIRLHWVEFQNKFYSGGGYKFTPFSFKHISLHFNKDGAL
- the ATP6V0A2 gene encoding V-type proton ATPase 116 kDa subunit a 2 isoform X3; its protein translation is MERILGYLVQEIKKADIPLPEGDVAPPAPLLKHILEIQEQLQKLETELREVTKNKEKLRKNLLELTEYKYMLQITQNFVRRTPEYESHLHGNFEEFPSVENEPLVDYSRTHRLSASLGFISGLVHVAKIEAFEKMLWRVCKGYPFLTYAELDKALEDPDTGETTKWAVFLVSYWGEQIGQKVKKICDCYRCHVYPYPDTTEERQAVVEGLNVRIQDLETVLNKTEEYLRQVLYKASESIYTWVIQVKKMKAIYHVLNLCSFDVTNKCLIAEVWCPVADLQNLRHALEEGSRKSGATISSFMNTIPTTQPPPTLIRTNKFTSGFQNIVDAYGVGSYGEVNPALYTIITFPFLFAVMFGDFGHGLLMFIFALLTILYENHPRLKRAQDEIMKMLFEGRYVILLMGLFSIYTGLIYNDCFSKSINIFGSGWNVSAMYEKVWSDKDLEANRYLALDPNVSGVYNGAYPFGIDPIWNLASNRLTFLNSFKMKMSVIFGVTHMTFGVVLGLFNHLHFKKTYNIYLVFIPELLFMLCIFGYLVFMIFFKWLAYSAENSTAAPSILIQFINMFLFPNGETKSFFSGQVPLQKFLLSVAFLCVPVMLLGKPLYLYWLHSGGRGIRMYRSGYKLIRKESEEELCLLSCHDLEEGVTHSDSGHREGDAEELNFSDVFMNQAIHTIEYCLGCISNTASYLRLWALSLAHAQLSEVLWQMVMRVGLRVDTKYGVLLLIPVMAFFAVLTVFILLVMEGLSAFLHAIRLHWVEFQNKFYSGGGYKFTPFSFKHISLHFNKDGAL
- the ATP6V0A2 gene encoding V-type proton ATPase 116 kDa subunit a 2 isoform X2, with protein sequence MAGRRRQICKNDYTSLNPNVSVFQRKYVNEVKKCEEMERILGYLVQEIKKADIPLPEGDVAPPAPLLKHILEIQEQLQKLETELREVTKNKEKLRKNLLELTEYKYMLQITQNFVRRTPEYESHLHGNFEEFPSVENEPLVDYSRTHRLSASLGFISGLVHVAKIEAFEKMLWRVCKGYPFLTYAELDKALEDPDTGETTKWAVFLVSYWGEQIGQKVKKICDCYRCHVYPYPDTTEERQAVVEGLNVRIQDLETVLNKTEEYLRQVLYKASESIYTWVIQVKKMKAIYHVLNLCSFDVTNKCLIAEVWCPVADLQNLRHALEEGSRKSGATISSFMNTIPTTQPPPTLIRTNKFTSGFQNIVDAYGVGSYGEVNPALYTIITFPFLFAVMFGDFGHGLLMFIFALLTILYENHPRLKRAQDEIMKMLFEGRYVILLMGLFSIYTGLIYNDCFSKSINIFGSGWNVSAMYEKVWSDKDLEANRYLALDPNVSGVYNGAYPFGIDPIWNLASNRLTFLNSFKMKMSVIFGVTHMTFGVVLGLFNHLHFKKTYNIYLVFIPELLFMLCIFGYLVFMIFFKWLAYSAENSTAAPSILIQFINMFLFPNGETKSFFSGQVPLQKFLLSVAFLCVPVMLLGKPLYLYWLHSGGRGIRMYRSGYKLIRKESEEELCLLSCHDLEEGVTHSDSGHREGDAEELNFSDVFMNQAIHTIEYCLGCISNTASYLRLWALSLAHAQLSEVLWQMVMRVGLRVDTKYGVLLLIPVMAFFAVLTVFILLVMEGLSAFLHAIRLHWVEFQNKFYSGGGYKFTPFSFKHISLHFNKDGAL